GGTTATGTAAGGCAAAGTCTGGGAGATTCAGGGCTGAACAGCACTGGCTGGATTTTTCGGATGGTGGAGGTGGTGGGACTTGAACCCACTGCCTCAGCCTTGCGAAGGCTGCGCTCTCCCAGCTGAGCTACACCCCCCCCAGTCTATAGGTATGACATCTGCAGGAAGCGAATCTAAGCAAGCAATCTATCCCCTGTCCCAGCTCATGGCAAGGCTTTGTCATCTGCGGTGCAAGACCCCTTTTGCCTGAAGCAGGGAACAGACATGATTCCACTAGTTATGCTGGCGGTCCTGTCTGAAAAATACCGGCTGTTCTGGTCTGAATCCTGACCGTCCTGGTCTGATTAAGACGATCCTGGTTTGATGCCTGCAATTTTCAATATATCCTGGACCCGGTTTTTATAGGTATGTTTTTCTGTAACCAGTTTGCGGAATTCATTTTTTATTCTGACTTTGAGTTCCGGACTGCTGTCCAGGCGGGCAATCAGGTCAGGTATTTCCTCAGGAGTTGAAAAGCTTGTTTCCCTGACCAGCCAGGAGGGAAATATCTCCAGGCCGCAGGTAAAATCAGTCAGGAGAAAGCCTCCTGCTGCCCAGACGTCAAAATGACGCTGGGTCAGTCCGCAGGGCAAGAGCATGTTGGTCAGGTTCAGTACATATCGGGCAGAAGCATAAATTGAGCCCAGAGGTCCGTAAAAGTCCACTTCCGGGCGCAGCTCAATGCCCTGGGACAGGTGATTCCGCCAGTCCTGATCTCCGTGGATTACCAGAGAACCTTGACGTGCCAAGTGTTCAAGGCACATCTTTTTCCAGACCAAACCGGTTTCATCCGCCCCCAGTCCCGGATCCCTGATCTGATTGCCTGGCCAGTACTGAGGGTCAAGCTGTTTTGTCCACCAGGAAAAGTCGGCCCGGAAACCTTTTTTCAACAGCTCCCTGGCCATGTCCTGGAGCCTGGGATGTCTGCGGGCCGCAGCAAAAAAGGAGTTTTTGCCGGGAAACCCGCTCCGGCCAATAAAGACCACCTTGTCCCTAAGATCAGAATCCGGATTTTGGGGGGCATTGAAAAATCCCGGGGCAGCTGCCAGGGGAAGATGGTGGACGCTACTGGCTCCCAGCTCTTTCAGGGCCGGCCTGAACCAGTGGTCTGTGATCAGGATATGGGTTTTGGTCCAGTATCCGGCCTTGAGCTTGGTCAGGAGCAGAAAGGGATTGTCCACCATCCACAAAGCCACTGGAACATCCATTTCGGCAAAAAGGGCATGGTTTTCCCCCAGGGGATCCAGACCCTGGAGGTTGATGCTCAGGGCCAGGCAGGGACTGTACCTGGCCAGCATGGAGCTGATCTGGTCCGGACCGGCATCAGGGGCGGCCAGGACCGGTTTGAAGCCCAGCCTGTCCAGCTCCCAGCAGATCTCCGGGACAAGCAGAGAGCGTTCAGTTCCGAAGACCATAACCCGGTCTGATTTTTCAAGGCCTGTTCGAACCTTGAGCCTTTTCAGCCGGATTCTGGCCAGGATCCGGGTCCAGAATCCGGGAAAGTACTTGTAACCCGGAAGATAGAGGACTATCCTGAGATCATTAAGGGGCAGAGTGCCTATCTCTTCAGGGTTGATCCTGGTCAGGCTGGAAGGGATTGTTTTTTTCCAGGCAGGACCGAGTTGGTTTTCCAGTTCCGGGCATTCCAGGTAAAAACCTCTGCCAGGAGGAAAGATGCTGGAAACAAGCAGGGGGTCAGGACCCAGACCCAGAAAGAGAGGTATTGATCCGTTCTGAATGGTCCGGAAGTAAGACGCTCCCCGGCCAAGGGTTCCCGTCCGGCAGATCTCGGTTTTTATCTTTACAGCTGAGGGCCTGTCGGGCATAATCCTTTGTCCATGACTCCCGGTTTCAGCCTGTTTCCAGGCGTTCATACAAATATGTCTACATGAAAAAAATCCAGGATCACTATTTTAACAGGGCCAAAAGGGACAACTACCCTGCCAGGTCGGTTTATAAGCTCAAGGAGATGGACAAAAAATTCAAGCTTCTCGGGCCGGGCCGCAAAGTCCTGGATCTGGGGGCAGCACCGGGCTCCTGGAGTCTTTTTGCTGCTCATAAGGTTGGAGACCGGGGTCTGGTCCTGGCAGTTGACCTGAATGAGCCTGGTGTTTCTTTTCCAGAACAGGTCAGTTTTGTCCAGGGGGATATTTTTGAGGACAGTTCCGAGGTGGCCAGGAGGATCAGGGAAAATGCCCCGTATGATCTGGTCATGAGCGATATGGCTCCCAAGACCACAGGGGTCAAGTTTACTGACCAGGCCAGGTCCTTCAGCCTGGCCATGCAGGCTCTGGAAGTGGCCGGCTCCCGGCTGAGGCCCGGAGGTGGTTTTGTTGTTAAAATCCTGGAAGGCCCGGACATCAGGGAGCTGCAGGATAATATGAGGACCATGTTTAAAAGGGTCAAACATTTCAAGCCCAAAAGCTCCAGGGCTGAAAGCAAGGAGATCTTCCTGGTGGGGCTTGATCTGACAGGACCAAAGCAGTCTTGATAACTTCATGAAGGAGAAAATATAATGGCAGGGCACAGTAAATGGCACAATATTCAGCACAGAAAAGGCAGGCAGGATGCCAAAAGAGGTAAAATATTCACCAAGGTCACCAAGGAGATTTTTCTGGCCGCCCGCACCGGCGGAGGTGATCCCAATGTGAACAACCGCCTGAGAAGCGCCATTGATGCGGCCAAGGCAGTCAATCTTCCCAAAGACAAAATTGAAACAGCCATCAGAAAAGGGACAGGAGAACTGGCTGCCGAAAACATTGATGAAGTATTCTACGAAGGATACGGTCCTGGTGGGGCGGCCATGCTCATTGAAGCTGCAACTGACAACAAGAACAGAACTGTGGCCGAAATCAGGCATCTGCTCAGCAAGGGGGGCGGTTCCATGGGTGAGTCCGGCTGCGTGGCCTGGATGTTTGACAACAAAGGGGTCCTGTCCTTTGAAAAAGACAAATATGGGGAGGAAGACATTCTGGAAGCCGGACTGGAGGCCGGGGTGGAGGACATAGTGGATGACGGCGATGTCTGGCAGGTCAGGTGTGCGCCGGAAGACTTCACAGGGGTGAAAAAGGCCTATGAGGACGCCGGGATCAGCTTTGTGGAGGCCGAGATGACCATGGTCCCCAAGAATACCGTGGATGTGGACGCGGAAACCGGACGCAAACTTTTAAAACTTTACGAAAACCTGGATGATCATGACGACGTCCAGAATGTGTATTCAAACTTTGAATTGCCGGAAGAGCTTATCAAGGAGCTCGAAGGCTAGGCTGAAGGATGTGGCCTGCATATACTGAGGATGGATCAGGTTAGCAGACCGGGCATGCTTTTTGTCTGCCATGGACGGTCAAAACAGTAATTCAGGAAGGTCTGGGTGACTTCAACCGGAGAAAGTATAATCCTGGGCATTGATCCAGGCTCGAGATGCACCGGGTATGGGATTGTAAAAGAGGTCTCCGGAAGGCTGTCCCTGGTCAAGGCCGGGACCATAAGGCCCGATCAGACCGGAGACATGAGTGTGCGGCTGGCTGGAATTTTTGCCGGCATTTCCAGCCTTGTCCAGGAGTTCAGACCTGCTGAGGCGGCTGTGGAGGAGGTTTTCACCGCCAGGAATGCTTCATCCGCCCTGAAGCTTGGCCAGGCCAGGGGGGCAGCTGTTGTGGCCTGCTCCCATCTGGGTATTCCGGTTTTTTCCTATGAGCCGACCATGATCAAGAAGTCTGTAGTTGGGGTTGGCCGGGCGGATAAGGACCAGGTTGCCTTTATGGTGGCCAGGCTGCTGGGTGCCAGGGACAGTCTGGCCAGAGACGCCACCGACGCCCTGGCCGTTGCCGTGACCCATCTGAACCATCGTCGGTTAACCAGACTCAAGGGGTGGAAATGATAGCCTTTATCCAGGGGACTGTATTGAGCCTGGCTGAAAAGTCCTGTATCCTGCTGACTGCTTCAGGCCTTGGCTATGAAGTGCATGTTTCAGCCCGGGACCTGCAGGAACTTCCCGGGATCGGGCAGGATGCTCAGCTGTACATCAGCACCGTTGTCCGGGAGGATGCTCTGGACCTGTATGGTTTTTTTTCTCTGGAAGAAAGGGAAACCTTCAATGTCCTGCTGAATACTCCTAAGCTCGGCCCCAAGACAGCTCTGGCTATTCTGGGTATTTTCAGTCCGGAAAAACTGCAGAATATAGTTTCCAGCGAGGATGAAAGAATGCTTTCCCAGGTCCCGGGTATTGGGACTAAATCAGCCAGAAGGATCCTCATTGATCTGAAGGACAGACTAAAAAGCGTTGCACCTGGAAAGCCAGGACCGGCTTCCAGCCGAAAAAAGCCTTCAGTAAGAGAGGATGTGCTGGCTGGCCTGGTCAGCCTGGGCTATGCCCCGGTGGAAGTGGCCCACATCCTTGACAGTCTCCTGGAGAACGAGCCTGATCTGGATGTCAGCTCAGCCATCAGGGCTGTGCTCAAGGAAAAGGCAAAGGAAAAATTATA
This genomic window from Desulfonatronovibrio hydrogenovorans DSM 9292 contains:
- a CDS encoding YebC/PmpR family DNA-binding transcriptional regulator — protein: MAGHSKWHNIQHRKGRQDAKRGKIFTKVTKEIFLAARTGGGDPNVNNRLRSAIDAAKAVNLPKDKIETAIRKGTGELAAENIDEVFYEGYGPGGAAMLIEAATDNKNRTVAEIRHLLSKGGGSMGESGCVAWMFDNKGVLSFEKDKYGEEDILEAGLEAGVEDIVDDGDVWQVRCAPEDFTGVKKAYEDAGISFVEAEMTMVPKNTVDVDAETGRKLLKLYENLDDHDDVQNVYSNFELPEELIKELEG
- the ruvA gene encoding Holliday junction branch migration protein RuvA, with the protein product MIAFIQGTVLSLAEKSCILLTASGLGYEVHVSARDLQELPGIGQDAQLYISTVVREDALDLYGFFSLEERETFNVLLNTPKLGPKTALAILGIFSPEKLQNIVSSEDERMLSQVPGIGTKSARRILIDLKDRLKSVAPGKPGPASSRKKPSVREDVLAGLVSLGYAPVEVAHILDSLLENEPDLDVSSAIRAVLKEKAKEKL
- a CDS encoding RlmE family RNA methyltransferase, with product MKKIQDHYFNRAKRDNYPARSVYKLKEMDKKFKLLGPGRKVLDLGAAPGSWSLFAAHKVGDRGLVLAVDLNEPGVSFPEQVSFVQGDIFEDSSEVARRIRENAPYDLVMSDMAPKTTGVKFTDQARSFSLAMQALEVAGSRLRPGGGFVVKILEGPDIRELQDNMRTMFKRVKHFKPKSSRAESKEIFLVGLDLTGPKQS
- a CDS encoding glycosyltransferase family protein — encoded protein: MNAWKQAETGSHGQRIMPDRPSAVKIKTEICRTGTLGRGASYFRTIQNGSIPLFLGLGPDPLLVSSIFPPGRGFYLECPELENQLGPAWKKTIPSSLTRINPEEIGTLPLNDLRIVLYLPGYKYFPGFWTRILARIRLKRLKVRTGLEKSDRVMVFGTERSLLVPEICWELDRLGFKPVLAAPDAGPDQISSMLARYSPCLALSINLQGLDPLGENHALFAEMDVPVALWMVDNPFLLLTKLKAGYWTKTHILITDHWFRPALKELGASSVHHLPLAAAPGFFNAPQNPDSDLRDKVVFIGRSGFPGKNSFFAAARRHPRLQDMARELLKKGFRADFSWWTKQLDPQYWPGNQIRDPGLGADETGLVWKKMCLEHLARQGSLVIHGDQDWRNHLSQGIELRPEVDFYGPLGSIYASARYVLNLTNMLLPCGLTQRHFDVWAAGGFLLTDFTCGLEIFPSWLVRETSFSTPEEIPDLIARLDSSPELKVRIKNEFRKLVTEKHTYKNRVQDILKIAGIKPGSS
- the ruvC gene encoding crossover junction endodeoxyribonuclease RuvC is translated as MTSTGESIILGIDPGSRCTGYGIVKEVSGRLSLVKAGTIRPDQTGDMSVRLAGIFAGISSLVQEFRPAEAAVEEVFTARNASSALKLGQARGAAVVACSHLGIPVFSYEPTMIKKSVVGVGRADKDQVAFMVARLLGARDSLARDATDALAVAVTHLNHRRLTRLKGWK